The proteins below come from a single Candidatus Obscuribacterales bacterium genomic window:
- a CDS encoding AzlC family ABC transporter permease: MILKDNYAHLDLSGTWRGIRMMLPLAAFTVAFGLAFGVAAVHRGLADWEAMLMSLFVFAAPSQFAALELWRSPLPLLALAAITLAIHTRHMLMSAALYPWLKPLPRRQQFAMVILLTDSSWAMALGEYHRGERNLGILLGGGIALWSAWVVGTAIGLAFGGGITEPERFGLDVIMLCFLLMIVVGGNPRAVMALPWLTAAISALMAYWWLPPYLHVMVGALTGGMVAVLLPGRWFGTSAS, translated from the coding sequence ATGATTTTAAAGGATAATTACGCACACCTGGATCTTTCTGGAACATGGCGTGGGATCCGCATGATGCTGCCGTTGGCCGCATTCACGGTAGCGTTTGGCTTGGCCTTCGGTGTAGCGGCCGTGCATCGGGGGCTGGCTGATTGGGAAGCGATGCTGATGAGTCTCTTCGTATTCGCCGCTCCATCGCAGTTTGCGGCCTTGGAGCTGTGGCGGTCCCCTCTTCCTTTGCTGGCTCTGGCAGCGATCACCCTGGCGATTCATACCCGGCATATGCTGATGAGTGCAGCGCTCTATCCATGGCTCAAGCCGCTACCCCGGCGGCAGCAATTCGCAATGGTGATCTTGCTGACCGACTCTAGCTGGGCGATGGCACTGGGGGAGTATCATCGAGGGGAGCGCAACCTTGGCATTCTGCTGGGAGGAGGGATCGCGCTGTGGAGTGCCTGGGTGGTGGGGACTGCCATAGGGCTGGCCTTTGGTGGCGGGATCACGGAGCCGGAACGTTTTGGTCTTGACGTGATCATGCTGTGCTTTCTACTGATGATCGTGGTCGGTGGAAACCCCCGTGCGGTGATGGCCCTGCCTTGGCTGACAGCGGCGATCAGTGCCTTGATGGCGTACTGGTGGTTGCCGCCGTATCTGCATGTGATGGTCGGCGCCTTGACTGGTGGGATGGTAGCCGTGCTGTTACCGGGGCGCTGGTTTGGGACGAGTGCCTCATGA